In Asanoa sp. WMMD1127, one genomic interval encodes:
- a CDS encoding cysteine synthase family protein, whose product MGGLDGIGNTPLVALDLGDRDGAIWVKLEAANPTGSYKDRMALAMIEAAERDGRLRPGQTVVEYTGGSTGSSLAFVCAVKGYPLRIVSSDAFADEKIRTMRAFGAEVELIHSPGGITPGLIPAMVERARQIAAETGAYWTDQFHNTDMTDGYRRMGQEILEQVNTFDTFAGYVGTAGAFLGVTRAIRERLPHTHRVAVEPAESAVLSGRAAGTHHIEGGGIGYWPPQLTADDFDEVVAVPEQEAFATARHAARVHGIFSGPSTGANLFAALRLAHERTVVTVQVDSGLKYLTGDLYS is encoded by the coding sequence CGGTTTGGACGGGATCGGCAACACGCCACTGGTCGCGCTCGACCTTGGCGACCGGGACGGGGCTATCTGGGTCAAGCTCGAGGCCGCCAACCCGACCGGCTCCTACAAGGACCGCATGGCGCTCGCGATGATCGAGGCGGCCGAGCGCGACGGGCGCTTGCGACCCGGCCAGACCGTCGTCGAATACACCGGTGGGTCGACCGGGTCGTCGCTCGCGTTCGTGTGTGCCGTCAAGGGCTACCCGCTCAGGATCGTGTCGTCCGATGCCTTCGCGGACGAGAAGATCAGGACCATGCGGGCGTTCGGGGCCGAGGTCGAGCTGATCCACAGCCCGGGTGGGATCACGCCGGGGCTCATCCCCGCGATGGTCGAGCGGGCGCGGCAGATCGCGGCCGAGACCGGCGCCTACTGGACCGACCAGTTCCACAACACCGACATGACCGACGGCTACCGGCGGATGGGTCAGGAGATCCTCGAGCAGGTCAACACCTTCGACACCTTCGCCGGGTACGTGGGCACGGCGGGCGCGTTCCTCGGAGTCACCCGGGCCATCCGGGAACGGCTTCCACACACGCATCGGGTCGCCGTGGAGCCGGCCGAGTCGGCCGTGTTGTCCGGGCGCGCGGCCGGCACCCACCACATCGAGGGCGGCGGCATCGGCTACTGGCCGCCACAGCTCACGGCGGACGACTTCGACGAGGTCGTCGCCGTCCCGGAGCAGGAGGCCTTCGCCACCGCTCGCCACGCCGCCCGCGTCCACGGCATCTTCAGCGGCCCGTCCACCGGCGCCAACCTGTTCGCCGCCCTGCGGCTGGCGCACGAAAGAACGGTCGTCACCGTGCAGGTCGACAGTGGACTCAAGTACCTGACCGGCGACCTCTACAGCTGA
- a CDS encoding serine hydrolase, with protein sequence MTRWYAALVALIVLIAPQPALADERPGGGPRAADLVWMPAGDGIFSLDASARTVRFRSCSVDTGRVYNPGMRVAGGVASGRISYEGTVYRFRVPLVGRSTGLLEIGRRRLTGPTVTSPQPPTDPARGRRLRPLTDRLRAIVDAAPVTAGVSVRDLSGRYGDQQIGVAGRLRPKAASLIKLWVIAELMRRVDCGQAAYTDTVLVLPSDVVGGTGELQHEEFPQYVTLFRLAQYTIKYSDNTATNVLIDYLGGFAPVNALIDSMNQRETVLARKMVTPGPENYTSPDDVISLLGAVWDGDVLRQVNRDLLLSFMLEQTLNGKIPAALPSGVPVAHKTGELTDVSHDVGYYLIPGTEIAVAFLTAGPEPLGSETVRELARAVYDYVEEPPPVGSLPITGAPLAPLSLAGSALVLCGLLLAFSCRGRRSGT encoded by the coding sequence GCCCGGCGGCGGGCCTCGGGCGGCCGACCTGGTGTGGATGCCGGCCGGCGACGGGATCTTCTCGCTCGACGCGTCGGCGCGGACGGTGCGCTTCCGGTCGTGCTCGGTCGACACGGGGCGCGTCTACAACCCGGGAATGCGGGTGGCCGGGGGAGTGGCGAGCGGGCGGATCTCGTACGAGGGCACGGTTTACCGCTTCCGGGTCCCGCTCGTGGGGCGGTCGACCGGGCTGCTGGAGATCGGCCGGCGGCGGCTGACCGGGCCGACGGTGACCAGCCCGCAGCCGCCGACGGATCCGGCCCGCGGGCGCCGGCTGCGGCCGCTGACCGACCGGCTGCGGGCGATCGTCGACGCGGCGCCGGTCACCGCCGGCGTGTCGGTCCGCGACCTGTCCGGCCGCTACGGCGACCAGCAGATCGGGGTGGCCGGGCGGCTGCGGCCCAAGGCGGCCAGCCTGATCAAACTGTGGGTGATCGCCGAGCTCATGCGGCGCGTCGACTGCGGCCAGGCCGCGTACACCGACACGGTTCTGGTCCTGCCCTCCGATGTCGTCGGGGGCACCGGCGAGCTGCAGCACGAGGAGTTCCCGCAGTACGTGACGCTGTTCCGGCTCGCGCAGTACACGATCAAGTACAGCGACAACACGGCGACCAACGTGCTGATCGACTACCTCGGCGGGTTCGCGCCGGTCAACGCGCTGATCGACTCGATGAACCAGCGCGAGACCGTGCTGGCCCGCAAGATGGTCACGCCGGGTCCGGAGAACTACACGAGCCCCGACGACGTGATCTCGCTGCTCGGCGCGGTCTGGGACGGCGACGTGCTGCGGCAGGTCAACCGCGACCTGCTGCTCAGCTTCATGCTCGAACAGACCCTCAACGGCAAGATCCCCGCGGCGCTGCCGTCCGGGGTGCCGGTCGCGCACAAGACGGGCGAGCTCACGGACGTGTCGCACGACGTGGGTTACTACCTCATCCCGGGTACGGAGATCGCGGTCGCCTTCCTGACCGCCGGCCCTGAGCCACTGGGGTCGGAGACGGTGCGCGAGCTGGCGCGGGCGGTCTACGACTACGTCGAGGAACCGCCGCCGGTGGGTTCGCTGCCGATCACCGGCGCGCCGTTGGCGCCGCTGTCCCTGGCCGGTTCGGCGCTGGTGTTGTGCGGGCTGCTGCTGGCCTTCAGCTGTAGAGGTCGCCGGTCAGGTACTTGA